One window from the genome of Rhodobacteraceae bacterium S2214 encodes:
- a CDS encoding ammonium transporter, with the protein MNGADTAWMIVATALVLFMTLPGLALFYGGLVRSRNVLSVFMHCYAIACLMSILWFAFGYSIAFGSGTSGYWGGLDKMFLNGVDLESLSGTLPEILFFAFQMTFAIITPALIVGAYVERIGFGFVLLFSSLWMLLCYAPVVHWVWGGGMLANGMFFETAVMDFAGGIVVHETAGLAALILAVFLGARKVDSKPPHNPGMVMIGAAMLWVGWFGFNGGSQLAADAGAAMALTVTHLSAAAASLTWALWEKIKFGKASLVGIVTGTIAGLASVTPASGFINPIQALIIGAVAGILCQEAVNLIRNKVKIDDTLDVFAVHGVGGIFGTIMIAVFGIGSWASQLGALAIVGIFTTVVTVALIYICKAITPLRVDEETEVGGLDLAVHGERAYDITS; encoded by the coding sequence ATGAACGGAGCGGATACCGCTTGGATGATCGTGGCAACAGCACTGGTGCTGTTTATGACTTTGCCCGGTCTTGCCTTATTTTATGGTGGCCTTGTGCGGTCACGCAACGTGCTAAGCGTGTTTATGCATTGCTACGCTATCGCCTGCTTGATGAGCATTCTGTGGTTCGCTTTCGGCTATTCCATTGCTTTCGGCAGCGGCACCAGCGGATACTGGGGCGGTCTGGACAAGATGTTCTTGAATGGCGTCGATCTGGAAAGCCTTTCTGGCACGTTGCCTGAGATCCTTTTCTTCGCCTTCCAAATGACATTCGCCATCATCACGCCTGCGCTGATCGTTGGTGCATATGTCGAACGGATCGGCTTTGGCTTTGTGTTGCTGTTCTCATCTTTGTGGATGCTTTTGTGCTACGCACCGGTTGTTCACTGGGTCTGGGGCGGCGGCATGCTGGCCAACGGTATGTTCTTTGAAACAGCCGTGATGGACTTTGCAGGCGGTATCGTGGTGCACGAAACAGCTGGTCTCGCAGCCTTGATTTTGGCTGTGTTCCTTGGCGCACGTAAGGTGGACAGCAAACCTCCGCACAATCCAGGCATGGTGATGATCGGTGCTGCGATGCTTTGGGTTGGTTGGTTCGGCTTTAACGGCGGATCACAACTGGCTGCTGATGCTGGTGCCGCGATGGCGCTGACCGTGACACATTTGTCCGCTGCTGCTGCGTCCCTGACGTGGGCGCTGTGGGAAAAGATCAAGTTCGGCAAAGCGTCCTTGGTTGGCATCGTGACAGGTACAATTGCTGGTCTGGCCTCCGTGACACCGGCATCCGGTTTCATTAACCCGATCCAAGCGCTGATCATTGGTGCTGTTGCTGGTATCCTGTGTCAGGAAGCTGTGAACCTGATCCGCAACAAAGTGAAAATCGACGATACGCTGGACGTTTTCGCGGTGCACGGTGTTGGCGGTATCTTCGGGACAATCATGATTGCGGTCTTCGGGATCGGGTCATGGGCATCCCAATTGGGTGCGTTGGCGATCGTTGGCATCTTCACGACTGTTGTCACGGTTGCGTTGATCTACATCTGTAAAGCCATCACGCCGCTGCGCGTCGATGAAGAAACAGAAGTCGGTGGTCTGGATCTAGCTGTACATGGTGAACGTGCTTACGACATCACAAGCTAA
- a CDS encoding CinA family protein, which translates to MTVSAEDVLDLAKQRGVMIATAESCTGGLIAGALTDIPGSSAVFDRGFVTYSNEAKAEMLGVDMALIETHGAVSRPVAEAMAAGALDESNAAITVSVTGVAGPGGTLAKPEGMVCFGIATANGIRSETQRFGAIGRHQVRAETVNHALKLLLNGMANL; encoded by the coding sequence GTGACTGTCTCTGCCGAGGACGTTCTGGATCTCGCCAAGCAGCGCGGCGTGATGATCGCAACGGCTGAAAGCTGTACAGGCGGTCTGATCGCCGGCGCATTGACGGATATTCCCGGCAGCTCCGCTGTGTTTGATCGGGGTTTTGTGACCTACAGCAATGAAGCGAAAGCAGAAATGCTGGGCGTTGACATGGCGCTGATTGAGACACACGGCGCCGTTTCACGACCTGTTGCAGAGGCGATGGCGGCTGGTGCGCTTGATGAGTCAAACGCAGCGATCACCGTGTCCGTGACAGGTGTCGCAGGACCGGGCGGGACTCTCGCGAAGCCTGAAGGCATGGTGTGTTTCGGGATCGCGACGGCAAATGGCATCCGGTCAGAAACCCAGCGGTTCGGGGCTATCGGGCGGCATCAAGTCCGTGCTGAAACGGTAAACCATGCGCTGAAACTTCTGCTGAACGGCATGGCCAACTTGTGA
- a CDS encoding phosphatidylglycerophosphatase A, with amino-acid sequence MTNLIATFFYIGHLRPAPGTWGSFAALPAAMVLYALGGPWLVVIGVFASYGLGLWATIEETRGKANHDPSEIVIDEVCGQWIALLPVLFGAANNGVAILDLWPGWIAAFVLFRLFDITKIGPIGWADRKDNATGVMLDDVIAGIFAAIGVIILAALYHVVLV; translated from the coding sequence ATGACAAATCTGATCGCGACGTTCTTTTACATCGGGCACCTACGGCCTGCGCCCGGCACTTGGGGATCATTCGCCGCCCTGCCCGCCGCGATGGTTCTTTATGCGCTTGGCGGGCCTTGGTTGGTCGTCATTGGTGTTTTTGCATCCTACGGCTTGGGGCTTTGGGCGACGATTGAAGAAACACGTGGCAAGGCAAACCACGACCCATCCGAGATCGTCATTGATGAAGTTTGCGGCCAATGGATCGCACTTCTGCCTGTTCTTTTTGGCGCCGCAAACAATGGCGTCGCGATATTGGACCTTTGGCCCGGTTGGATCGCGGCTTTTGTTTTGTTCCGGCTTTTTGACATCACAAAGATCGGACCAATTGGGTGGGCAGACCGCAAGGACAATGCAACCGGCGTGATGTTGGATGACGTTATTGCCGGAATTTTCGCGGCGATTGGCGTGATAATCCTTGCAGCGCTTTATCATGTGGTACTGGTGTGA
- a CDS encoding bifunctional 2-C-methyl-D-erythritol 4-phosphate cytidylyltransferase/2-C-methyl-D-erythritol 2,4-cyclodiphosphate synthase — MTTTAILVAAGRGTRAGGDIPKQWQRLGDRSVADHAITTFADHPDIAHVVLVVHPDDATSDHWNDFEGLIVVHGGVTRSASVQNGLDAAPDGTKTVLIHDAARPHIRHGVIDDVLSALKTHPAAAPALAVTDTLWRGDGGKVDGTVPRDDLYRAQTPQGFHLDALLDAYAAHPEATDDVTIARLAGLDVAIVNGDEDNMKITGPDDHARAARILGTQMDVRLGNGYDVHRFGDGDHVWLCGVKVPHTRSLQGHSDADVGMHAVTDAIYGALGQGDIGQHFPPSDPQWKGADSRIFLEHAVTLARSQGFEISNIDCTLVCEYPKIGPHQSVMKDKMAEIMGLDPSRISVKATTSERLGFTGRSEGIASLATAVLIKQ, encoded by the coding sequence ATGACCACCACTGCCATACTTGTAGCGGCCGGCCGCGGCACACGTGCGGGGGGCGATATTCCCAAGCAATGGCAAAGACTTGGCGACCGCAGCGTGGCAGATCATGCGATCACGACCTTTGCGGATCACCCTGATATCGCCCACGTCGTGCTAGTTGTGCACCCTGATGACGCGACAAGTGATCACTGGAATGACTTTGAAGGACTTATCGTGGTGCACGGCGGCGTCACACGAAGTGCATCCGTGCAGAATGGTCTGGATGCGGCGCCCGACGGAACAAAGACTGTGTTGATCCACGATGCCGCCCGCCCACATATTCGTCACGGTGTGATTGATGATGTGCTTTCAGCGCTAAAAACGCATCCCGCGGCCGCGCCCGCCCTTGCCGTTACGGATACGCTTTGGCGTGGTGATGGCGGTAAAGTTGACGGGACCGTACCTCGCGATGATCTGTATCGTGCGCAGACCCCGCAAGGGTTTCATCTTGATGCGCTTTTGGACGCCTACGCCGCCCACCCCGAAGCAACGGACGACGTGACAATCGCGCGCCTTGCAGGGCTGGACGTTGCCATCGTGAACGGCGATGAGGATAACATGAAAATCACCGGCCCGGACGATCACGCCCGCGCCGCCCGTATATTGGGGACCCAGATGGACGTCAGGCTTGGCAACGGATACGATGTGCACCGCTTTGGTGACGGGGATCATGTGTGGCTTTGCGGGGTGAAAGTTCCGCATACGCGCAGCCTGCAAGGGCATTCTGACGCCGATGTTGGCATGCATGCCGTGACCGACGCAATCTATGGCGCGTTGGGGCAAGGCGATATCGGTCAGCACTTTCCGCCGAGCGACCCGCAATGGAAGGGGGCGGACAGCCGAATTTTCCTAGAGCACGCCGTAACCCTTGCGCGATCGCAAGGGTTTGAGATTTCCAATATCGACTGCACCTTGGTGTGCGAATACCCCAAGATCGGCCCGCACCAATCTGTAATGAAAGACAAAATGGCGGAAATCATGGGGCTTGATCCATCAAGGATCAGCGTCAAAGCCACAACATCCGAACGGCTTGGCTTCACCGGACGTTCAGAAGGGATCGCGAGCTTGGCAACAGCCGTGTTAATCAAACAATGA
- the dusB gene encoding tRNA dihydrouridine synthase DusB, translating to MLNGQAASTPVVLAPLAGITDLPFRQLVASFGVSWVVSEMVASQEMVQAKPGVRERAELGFDQDGTAVQLAGRDAQWMAEAAKMVADNGAAIIDINMGCPAKKVTTGYSGSALLKDPDHALTLIEAVVNAVDVPVTLKTRLGWDHDCLNAASVAKRAEDAGIKLVTIHGRTRCQFYKGSADWAAIKDIKDAVSIPVIANGDIVDAETGAQAMTLSTADGIMIGRGAQGRPWKLAQVSAELAGGCGPVAPTGADLIDLVSKHYEAMLTFYGAELGRKVSRKHLGWYMDDAATPTGLRKAVLTEKDPTAVLRLLPDALDRAGQEAA from the coding sequence ATCCTGAACGGTCAGGCCGCATCAACGCCTGTCGTTCTTGCGCCGCTTGCCGGAATCACGGACCTGCCATTTCGGCAGTTGGTCGCGTCCTTTGGTGTGTCGTGGGTCGTAAGTGAAATGGTCGCGTCGCAAGAAATGGTGCAAGCCAAGCCCGGCGTGCGCGAACGGGCCGAATTGGGTTTCGATCAAGATGGCACTGCCGTTCAGCTTGCCGGACGCGATGCACAATGGATGGCTGAGGCCGCGAAGATGGTCGCGGACAACGGTGCCGCAATCATCGATATCAACATGGGGTGCCCCGCGAAGAAAGTCACGACAGGCTATTCCGGCTCAGCCTTGCTGAAAGACCCAGATCACGCGCTAACGCTGATCGAGGCCGTCGTGAACGCAGTAGACGTGCCGGTCACGTTGAAAACGCGACTGGGATGGGATCACGACTGTCTGAACGCGGCATCTGTGGCAAAACGTGCGGAAGACGCAGGCATAAAGCTGGTGACGATCCACGGTCGGACCCGCTGCCAATTCTACAAAGGATCAGCGGATTGGGCTGCGATTAAAGACATCAAAGACGCTGTTTCGATCCCAGTTATCGCGAACGGCGACATTGTTGATGCGGAAACTGGCGCGCAGGCGATGACGCTATCGACCGCCGACGGCATTATGATCGGACGCGGCGCGCAGGGGCGTCCGTGGAAGCTGGCGCAGGTTTCGGCAGAACTTGCAGGTGGATGCGGCCCGGTCGCACCGACTGGAGCCGATTTAATTGACCTTGTTTCGAAGCATTACGAGGCGATGCTGACGTTCTACGGGGCAGAGCTGGGGCGCAAAGTGTCCCGCAAGCATTTGGGTTGGTACATGGATGATGCTGCGACCCCGACGGGATTGCGCAAGGCGGTGCTGACCGAAAAAGATCCAACTGCGGTACTGCGGCTTTTGCCCGACGCGTTGGATAGAGCAGGACAGGAAGCGGCATGA
- a CDS encoding PAS domain-containing sensor histidine kinase yields MITDTSLWASLPVPAILLDGDDVITASNGAAETFLNLSAKALNGANLWDKVMINAPLEQAFARARRNRTSLFVNDVDVGSGMRAPMHCNVQIAPLQGTEDAMIMMISPREIASRLVQNENSSKAAKSAIGMAEMLAHEIKNPLAGITGAAQLLSMGLSSEDQEMTDLIVEESRRIVKLLEQVEQFGNLQPPKFASVNIHDVLDRARQSASVGVAAHMMFVEDYDPSLPSTYADGDQLLQVLLNLIKNAAQAGGPGGKITLHTFYDPSLRVSRLDGTSARLPLQIEIIDDGPGLPADIANDIFEPFVSGRENGTGLGLALVSKLVGEQGGWISVDSVPGRTVFRVSLPVSKHNINENEGDS; encoded by the coding sequence ATGATTACCGACACTTCGCTTTGGGCTTCCTTGCCCGTACCGGCAATCCTTTTGGACGGTGATGACGTCATCACTGCCAGCAATGGCGCTGCTGAGACGTTTCTAAACCTATCCGCAAAAGCGCTGAATGGCGCAAACCTGTGGGACAAGGTTATGATCAACGCGCCGCTAGAGCAGGCATTTGCCCGCGCGCGCCGCAACCGCACATCGCTATTTGTGAATGACGTGGATGTGGGGTCCGGAATGCGAGCACCGATGCATTGCAACGTGCAGATCGCACCACTGCAAGGCACTGAAGACGCTATGATCATGATGATCAGTCCACGCGAAATCGCCAGCCGCCTCGTCCAGAACGAAAACTCATCTAAGGCCGCAAAGTCAGCGATCGGCATGGCCGAAATGTTGGCCCATGAAATCAAAAACCCGCTCGCGGGGATCACGGGAGCTGCCCAGCTTTTGTCGATGGGGTTATCGTCCGAAGATCAGGAAATGACTGATTTGATCGTCGAAGAAAGCCGTCGGATCGTGAAACTGCTGGAACAAGTCGAACAGTTCGGCAACCTCCAACCGCCGAAATTTGCGTCGGTGAATATCCACGATGTGTTAGATCGGGCGCGGCAATCCGCGTCAGTTGGCGTCGCCGCACACATGATGTTTGTCGAGGACTACGATCCGTCTTTGCCTTCGACCTATGCGGACGGTGATCAGCTGCTCCAAGTTCTGTTGAACCTGATTAAGAATGCCGCACAAGCCGGTGGTCCGGGTGGCAAGATCACATTGCACACTTTCTATGATCCATCGCTGCGCGTGTCGCGACTGGATGGAACATCTGCGCGGCTGCCATTGCAGATTGAAATTATCGACGACGGACCCGGCCTACCTGCCGACATCGCGAACGACATCTTCGAACCCTTCGTCTCTGGCCGCGAAAACGGCACCGGACTGGGTCTGGCGTTGGTTTCGAAACTCGTCGGCGAGCAGGGCGGTTGGATATCAGTGGACAGCGTACCCGGACGAACCGTGTTCCGCGTGTCGTTGCCAGTATCAAAACATAACATAAACGAGAACGAGGGAGACAGCTGA
- a CDS encoding sigma-54 dependent transcriptional regulator: MDGTVLVADDDRTIRTVLTQALTRAGCKVHATSSLVTLMRWVEEGKGDLVISDVVMPDGNGLEQLPLIAAARPGLPVIVISAQNTIMTAIQAAEAEAYDYLPKPFDLPDLMKRAARALEIKRRVPQQRVEAPADEASDLPLVGRTPAMQGLYRLVARVMNTAMPVLITGESGTGKSLIAKAIHDFSDRRNLPFVTVSAEDLEGMDGPSAVLARARAGSILFDEVSDLDNVAQAKIVRMLDSLGDTAPRIMATSRSDLSGLMESGSFREDLFYRLGGVTIAVPPMRERVDDIPLLAEHFLNRAEREGAPLRRLSDGASTLIRAYSWPGNVRQLENAVKRLVFTASEEEISRTEVEMVLGNQPAMEPHISANNTDKLSGSVAKHLRRYFDLHGGELPAPGLYNRILREVEGPLIEIALDATAGNQAKCADLLGINRNTLRKKITDLDIRVTRRRKLM; this comes from the coding sequence ATGGACGGAACCGTACTTGTCGCTGATGATGACCGGACCATCCGGACAGTCCTGACCCAGGCTTTGACCCGCGCGGGCTGCAAAGTGCACGCGACTTCGTCACTTGTGACGTTGATGCGCTGGGTTGAAGAGGGCAAAGGCGATCTGGTGATTTCAGATGTTGTCATGCCAGACGGAAATGGTCTGGAACAACTTCCATTGATTGCCGCCGCGCGTCCCGGATTGCCAGTCATCGTGATTTCGGCCCAGAACACGATCATGACGGCGATCCAGGCCGCCGAAGCCGAAGCCTACGATTACCTGCCCAAGCCATTCGATCTACCGGACCTGATGAAACGGGCCGCGCGTGCGCTCGAAATCAAACGGCGTGTCCCACAACAACGCGTTGAAGCGCCCGCAGATGAAGCGTCTGATCTACCGTTGGTCGGACGGACACCCGCGATGCAGGGGCTTTACCGCCTTGTTGCTCGCGTGATGAACACGGCGATGCCCGTCTTGATCACAGGCGAAAGTGGGACTGGAAAATCACTGATCGCGAAAGCCATCCATGATTTTTCGGATCGTCGCAATCTGCCTTTTGTCACGGTTTCAGCCGAAGACCTCGAAGGCATGGATGGACCAAGTGCCGTGCTTGCACGCGCACGAGCAGGGTCTATCCTTTTCGATGAGGTCAGTGATCTGGACAATGTCGCACAGGCCAAGATCGTCAGAATGCTCGACAGCCTCGGCGATACCGCGCCGCGGATCATGGCAACGTCGCGGTCCGACCTGTCCGGCTTGATGGAAAGCGGTTCGTTCCGCGAAGATCTGTTTTACCGGTTAGGCGGTGTGACTATCGCTGTGCCGCCAATGCGTGAACGTGTGGACGATATCCCGTTGCTGGCCGAACATTTCTTGAACCGCGCGGAACGCGAAGGGGCACCTTTGCGCCGCCTGAGCGACGGGGCGTCGACATTGATCCGTGCCTACAGTTGGCCGGGCAACGTCCGTCAGCTTGAGAATGCAGTCAAGCGTCTGGTCTTCACGGCGAGCGAAGAAGAAATTTCACGGACCGAAGTCGAAATGGTGCTCGGGAATCAGCCGGCCATGGAGCCGCACATTTCCGCAAACAACACGGACAAACTGTCCGGATCGGTAGCCAAGCATCTCCGCCGCTACTTCGATTTGCACGGTGGAGAGTTGCCGGCACCCGGCCTGTACAACCGAATCTTACGCGAAGTCGAAGGTCCATTAATTGAGATCGCGCTTGACGCCACGGCAGGAAACCAAGCGAAATGCGCAGATTTATTGGGAATTAACCGAAATACCCTGCGCAAGAAGATCACAGACCTCGATATTCGCGTGACACGCCGCCGCAAGTTGATGTAA
- a CDS encoding PAS domain-containing sensor histidine kinase yields the protein MRVQRTLLGIDFSRLSRWSRRRRVQNAFTLGLVLLGPILAALTFYVLGPLEQGGSSPTLRLVLLADLVYILVVAVLVLRRVAQMIAARRAKSAGSRLHLRLTGVFGLLALIPTVLVAIFAMLSINLGLESWFSDRVRNVVSTSLSTAQAYENEHRSELTRDGIGLARYLNAERAATFFMSKAETIQALRAVQSQIDRSLTEAFVIDSGGEIVARDENSYAFDFEAPEAGQYQEALDTGIVIIEDAANNEFRALIPLAAFVDRFLYITREVDGSVLSLLDETKETYALYDQLENERGRWLFQFGLLYLGFAVILILAAIWLGLWFAERLSRPVGRLVTASQRVGAGDLDVRVIEDDGDDEIAQLGHYFNQMTTQLKGQRDELLETNDATERRRRLFDSVLSSVTSGVVGLGPNGDVTFVNKSAERLLDVGPDQRHGALAVTVPEFDPLFSQLVSGERAAVQEQVNLIRDGKQESLLVRMAPRRNEEGDLEGYVVAFDDVTDLVSAQRLAAWGDVARRIAHEIKNPLTPIQLSAERIKRKFRNQVGEDQDKLDQMTDVIVRQTNDLRRIVDEFSKFARMPEPELRENDLVSLVRDAVTLQEAGQPDVKIISDLPDEIVKADIDSTMISQALTNLIKNAGEAIESAQEKGNVTILHPEIRVMMMVAEDMCQITIQDNGIGLPEDRARLFEPYVTTRDKGTGLGLPIVKKIIEEHGGTLTLTDATIFDGHTHAGACAIITLPVTPIGVRANKMTA from the coding sequence ATGCGCGTCCAGCGTACCCTTTTGGGCATTGATTTCTCGCGACTCAGTCGCTGGTCTCGTCGACGGCGGGTCCAAAACGCATTCACGCTTGGGCTGGTTTTACTTGGCCCGATTTTGGCTGCGTTGACGTTTTATGTATTGGGGCCGCTAGAACAGGGCGGATCGTCGCCGACATTGCGCTTGGTGCTGCTGGCTGACCTTGTCTACATCCTTGTCGTCGCGGTTCTAGTACTGCGACGCGTCGCACAAATGATTGCGGCACGACGGGCAAAATCAGCCGGTTCGCGACTGCATTTGCGTCTGACGGGTGTGTTTGGTCTGCTTGCGCTGATCCCGACGGTTCTGGTCGCGATTTTTGCGATGCTTTCGATTAACCTTGGCCTTGAAAGCTGGTTTTCGGACCGCGTGCGAAACGTTGTCAGCACGTCGCTTTCGACTGCGCAGGCTTACGAGAATGAACACCGCAGTGAATTAACGCGTGATGGGATCGGGCTTGCGCGATATCTCAATGCGGAACGGGCGGCGACGTTTTTTATGAGCAAAGCCGAGACGATCCAAGCCTTGCGGGCCGTCCAATCGCAAATTGACCGCAGTCTGACCGAGGCGTTTGTTATCGACAGCGGGGGCGAAATTGTTGCCCGCGACGAAAATTCTTACGCTTTCGATTTTGAAGCCCCGGAAGCGGGGCAATACCAAGAAGCCTTAGACACAGGCATTGTGATCATCGAAGACGCGGCAAACAACGAATTCCGTGCGCTGATCCCGTTGGCGGCCTTCGTTGATCGGTTCCTTTATATTACCCGAGAAGTCGACGGATCGGTTCTGTCCTTGCTGGACGAAACCAAAGAAACCTATGCGCTTTACGATCAGCTAGAAAACGAACGTGGTCGATGGCTATTTCAATTTGGCCTCTTGTATCTTGGCTTTGCCGTCATTCTGATCCTTGCGGCGATCTGGTTGGGTCTTTGGTTTGCCGAACGTTTGTCACGTCCTGTAGGACGGCTTGTTACGGCGTCACAGCGCGTCGGTGCCGGTGATCTCGATGTGCGTGTGATCGAAGACGATGGTGATGACGAAATTGCCCAACTGGGACATTACTTTAACCAGATGACCACGCAGCTGAAGGGCCAGCGTGACGAGCTGCTGGAAACCAATGACGCGACTGAACGACGCCGGCGTTTGTTCGATTCCGTGCTCAGTTCTGTCACATCAGGCGTTGTAGGCCTTGGTCCCAATGGCGACGTCACATTCGTGAACAAATCAGCCGAGCGTCTGTTGGATGTTGGCCCCGACCAAAGACACGGCGCGCTCGCCGTCACTGTTCCGGAATTCGATCCGCTGTTCAGTCAATTGGTGTCTGGCGAACGCGCGGCGGTGCAGGAACAAGTCAATTTGATCCGCGACGGCAAGCAAGAAAGTCTGCTGGTCCGCATGGCGCCGCGTCGGAATGAAGAGGGGGATCTGGAAGGTTACGTGGTCGCCTTTGATGATGTGACGGACCTCGTCAGCGCACAACGTTTGGCAGCATGGGGTGATGTGGCACGTCGCATCGCGCATGAAATCAAGAACCCACTGACCCCAATCCAACTGTCTGCCGAACGGATCAAACGGAAATTCCGCAATCAGGTCGGTGAAGATCAAGACAAGCTGGACCAAATGACCGACGTGATTGTGCGGCAAACCAATGACTTACGACGCATCGTTGATGAGTTTTCCAAATTCGCGCGGATGCCAGAACCTGAACTGCGCGAGAACGATCTAGTGTCGTTGGTCCGAGATGCCGTGACCTTGCAGGAAGCAGGACAGCCTGACGTTAAGATTATCTCTGATTTGCCGGACGAGATTGTAAAGGCAGACATCGATAGTACGATGATCAGCCAAGCGCTGACCAACTTAATCAAGAACGCGGGTGAAGCGATTGAAAGCGCTCAGGAAAAAGGCAACGTCACGATCCTGCATCCTGAAATCCGCGTGATGATGATGGTGGCCGAAGACATGTGCCAGATCACCATCCAAGATAACGGCATCGGGCTGCCCGAAGATCGGGCGCGGCTGTTCGAGCCATACGTGACGACACGCGACAAAGGTACGGGTCTTGGCCTGCCAATCGTGAAGAAAATTATCGAAGAACATGGCGGTACGCTCACGTTGACGGACGCCACAATATTTGACGGCCACACCCACGCGGGTGCCTGCGCCATCATCACACTGCCGGTGACACCAATTGGTGTGCGGGCCAATAAAATGACAGCATGA
- a CDS encoding sigma-54 dependent transcriptional regulator: MGDILITDDERDIRELISEILIDEGFTTRLAGTSDECMAQIEAETPALMILDIWLKDSNMDGIDILKTVKRDHPGVPVVIISGHGNIEIAVAAIKQGAYDFIEKPFNIDQLLVVIRRAMETSRLRRENVALKRGDSGATDMLGDSAAFRTLKANLDKVTKSNGRVMLTGPAGAGKEIAARYIHTNSNRADAPFVTVSSASVEPERMEEVLFGRETPTNGVEKGLLEQANGGVIYFDEIADMPLGTQSKILRVLVDQTFQRVGGTEKIQVDLRVISSTNKDLPTEIDAGVFREELYHRLNVVPIAVPSLEERREDIPLLAEYFIDMLNKAQGLPLRALADDARALLQTMQWPGNVRQLKNVVERVLILGEGSSDISAKELPSAEEGPVDEGRIVLSGGLATLPLREARELFEREYLLTQINRFGGNISRTASFVGMERSALHRKLKSLGVATTSKAGARVAYVEGEEA, translated from the coding sequence ATGGGCGATATTCTGATCACTGATGATGAACGCGATATTCGGGAACTGATCTCGGAAATCCTGATCGACGAAGGCTTTACGACGCGACTTGCTGGTACGTCAGACGAATGCATGGCGCAGATCGAGGCCGAGACACCGGCGCTGATGATCCTCGATATCTGGCTCAAAGACAGCAACATGGACGGGATCGATATCCTCAAGACCGTCAAGCGCGATCATCCGGGCGTGCCTGTTGTGATCATCTCTGGTCACGGGAATATCGAAATTGCGGTCGCTGCGATCAAACAGGGCGCATACGATTTCATCGAGAAACCTTTCAACATCGACCAGCTGTTGGTTGTCATCCGCCGTGCAATGGAAACATCGCGTCTGCGCCGTGAAAACGTAGCACTCAAGCGCGGCGATTCCGGTGCGACCGATATGTTGGGCGACAGTGCGGCGTTCCGGACGTTGAAGGCCAACCTTGATAAAGTCACTAAATCCAATGGCCGCGTTATGCTGACCGGTCCGGCCGGTGCAGGCAAGGAAATCGCGGCGCGGTATATCCATACAAATTCAAACCGTGCGGATGCACCGTTTGTAACGGTCAGTTCGGCCTCTGTTGAACCAGAGCGTATGGAAGAAGTGTTGTTTGGGCGTGAGACGCCAACAAACGGTGTCGAAAAAGGCCTGCTAGAACAAGCAAACGGCGGTGTGATCTACTTCGACGAAATCGCGGATATGCCACTTGGAACCCAATCCAAAATCCTGCGGGTCTTGGTTGATCAAACCTTCCAGCGTGTTGGTGGGACTGAAAAAATCCAAGTCGATCTGCGGGTTATTTCCAGCACGAACAAAGACCTACCAACCGAAATTGATGCGGGTGTCTTCCGTGAAGAGCTATACCACCGTCTCAACGTCGTGCCGATTGCAGTGCCGAGCCTTGAAGAACGCCGTGAAGATATTCCGTTGCTGGCCGAATACTTCATCGACATGCTGAACAAGGCGCAGGGCCTGCCATTACGTGCGCTGGCCGATGACGCCCGTGCTTTGCTGCAAACGATGCAATGGCCGGGCAATGTGCGTCAGTTGAAAAACGTTGTCGAACGCGTGTTGATCCTTGGCGAAGGCAGCAGCGACATCAGCGCGAAAGAACTGCCATCCGCAGAAGAAGGCCCCGTTGACGAAGGTCGGATCGTGTTGTCAGGTGGTTTGGCGACATTGCCACTGCGCGAGGCCCGCGAATTGTTTGAACGTGAATATCTGTTGACCCAGATCAACCGTTTTGGTGGCAACATCAGCCGCACGGCGTCGTTTGTTGGCATGGAACGCTCTGCGTTGCACCGCAAGCTGAAGTCGCTCGGTGTGGCAACAACATCCAAAGCAGGCGCACGCGTCGCTTACGTGGAAGGTGAAGAAGCGTGA